In the genome of Cellvibrio sp. KY-YJ-3, one region contains:
- a CDS encoding glycoside hydrolase family 57 protein, which translates to MVNHGKTKVVFLWHMHQPDYRDIVTGEYYFPWTYLHAIKDYVDMAAHIEAQPAAKAVVNFAPILLEQLDDYVQQITAHLSRGEKIKDAVLASLVEPNLPAPGTMAFSDLARKYLRANRERMIERFPVYKELADVVGTFDEKPFISRYLNEQFIIDLCVWYHISWLAEIPRRTDSRIQKLQEKERNYSMADRRELLTIIGELVASIGPRYRKLAEAGQIELCMSPYAHPIVPLLLDLNSAKQAMPNVPLPNADFYPDGRNRARWHLHEGLKVFEHYFGVRPRGCWASEGALSDETLQLLDAEKFDWAATGDSVLHNSLRAPENHAAASHLHATHQSLHRAYNFHNTRINTFFRDDGLSDLIGFKYATWHSDDAVGDLISHMVNIAQHGKDTKNTVISVIMDGENAWEYFPENAYHFLHTLYERLSNHPQLELTTYSNLLDQQKPIPVAMPHLVAGSWVYGTFSTWIGDKDKNRGWDMLCDAKQQVDAALSKRSFTAAQLAQIEKQLALCEGSDWFWWFGDYNPAQSVSDFEYLFRRHLINLYALIDQPAPAYLHQVISVGGGDPATGGVMRQGHAN; encoded by the coding sequence ATGGTTAATCATGGCAAAACGAAGGTTGTTTTTCTCTGGCACATGCACCAACCGGATTATCGCGACATAGTGACAGGAGAATATTATTTTCCATGGACATACCTTCACGCCATTAAAGATTATGTAGACATGGCTGCGCATATTGAGGCGCAGCCTGCTGCAAAAGCAGTGGTTAACTTTGCCCCCATCTTGCTTGAACAACTCGACGACTATGTGCAGCAAATTACTGCGCATTTGTCGCGCGGAGAAAAAATAAAAGATGCCGTTCTTGCCTCATTGGTAGAACCTAACTTACCAGCGCCAGGCACTATGGCGTTTTCCGATCTCGCACGAAAATATTTGCGCGCAAATCGCGAGCGAATGATTGAGCGCTTTCCTGTTTATAAAGAACTTGCCGATGTTGTTGGAACCTTTGATGAGAAGCCATTTATTAGTCGCTACCTCAATGAGCAATTTATTATTGATTTATGCGTTTGGTATCACATCAGTTGGCTCGCAGAAATTCCACGCCGTACCGATTCTCGCATTCAGAAACTGCAAGAAAAAGAACGCAATTATTCAATGGCAGATAGGCGAGAGCTACTAACAATCATCGGGGAATTGGTCGCATCTATTGGCCCGCGTTACCGAAAATTAGCGGAAGCAGGGCAGATTGAACTGTGCATGAGCCCTTATGCACATCCTATTGTCCCCTTGTTGCTTGACCTCAATAGCGCGAAGCAAGCAATGCCCAATGTCCCTTTGCCGAATGCCGACTTTTATCCCGATGGCCGCAATCGAGCACGTTGGCATTTGCATGAAGGGCTCAAGGTTTTTGAGCATTATTTTGGGGTAAGGCCCCGCGGCTGTTGGGCATCTGAAGGCGCGCTGAGCGATGAAACACTGCAGCTACTCGATGCAGAAAAATTTGATTGGGCCGCTACCGGCGACTCAGTTTTACACAATAGTTTACGTGCCCCTGAAAATCATGCCGCTGCCAGTCACCTGCATGCCACACATCAATCCTTACATCGCGCTTACAACTTTCACAACACACGTATCAATACGTTTTTTCGCGATGACGGGCTGTCTGACTTGATTGGATTTAAATATGCAACATGGCATTCAGACGATGCCGTAGGTGATTTGATTAGCCATATGGTGAATATTGCACAACATGGTAAAGACACTAAAAACACCGTAATTTCGGTCATTATGGATGGCGAAAATGCGTGGGAATATTTCCCTGAAAATGCCTATCATTTTTTGCACACGCTCTATGAACGTTTAAGTAACCATCCACAATTGGAACTAACCACTTATAGCAACTTATTAGATCAACAAAAACCAATACCGGTTGCTATGCCACACTTAGTGGCGGGTAGCTGGGTGTATGGTACTTTTTCCACCTGGATTGGTGACAAAGATAAAAATCGCGGTTGGGATATGTTGTGCGATGCAAAACAACAAGTCGATGCTGCGCTTAGCAAACGAAGTTTTACGGCGGCACAATTAGCACAAATTGAAAAGCAATTAGCGCTGTGTGAAGGGTCAGATTGGTTCTGGTGGTTCGGCGATTATAACCCTGCACAAAGTGTGAGTGATTTTGAATACCTATTCCGTCGTCACCTGATTAATCTGTACGCGCTGATCGATCAACCGGCGCCAGCTTATTTACATCAAGTAATCAGCGTGGGCGGCGGTGATCCTGCAACAGGTGGAGTGATGCGACAAGGTCATGCCAATTAA
- the glgB gene encoding 1,4-alpha-glucan branching protein GlgB, which translates to MIHAQQDNNLSHEMLRIVTATHHDPFEVLGRHPLGDKATADMDTLVRIYIPGARSAALLIGNQAISMVRVEGTDFFVWRGMSKDLPIHYQIHWFDRHNLPHTEFDPYCFAPQLGDIDMHLFAEGQHWNIHEHLGAHPRTVEGVDGVVFATWAPNAERISVVGDFNDWDGRAHPMRVRGGSGLWELFIPGVKAGAIYKFEIRNRASGAVFLKSDPYGQAFELRPQTGTIVKSSSEYKWQDTQWINKREHWNWQASPMSVYEMHLGSWRRGWVGEFLNYREIAHQLVDYIKPLGFTHVEVLPVSEHPFDDSWGYQTTGYFAPTSRFGSPDDFRYFVDYLHQHDIGVILDWVPAHFPKDAHALARFDGSALYEHEDPRLGEHRDWGTLIYNYGRNEVRNFLLASALFWLKEYHLDGLRVDAVASMLYLDYSREHDQWLPNKYGGNENLEAMDFLKQLNEVCHGQVPGALVIAEESTSWPQVTRPTWVGGLGFSMKWNMGWMHDTLDYFSKDPIHRQYHHNQLTFGMIYAFTENFQLPFSHDEVVHGKGSMLNKMPGDDWQKFANLRLLYTYMYTYPGTKLLFMGCEFGQWSEWAAGRSLEWHLMDFAPHQGLHGLVKDLNHCYRNMPSLYERSFRHDGFEWIDCHDSTQSIISYIRKSDEGFCIVVLNFTPIARANYRIGVPVAGTYHEVLNSDSSFYGGSNYGNSSPLATQEVPWMNHQQSLDINLPPLGALILKLS; encoded by the coding sequence ATGATACATGCACAACAGGATAATAACTTGAGTCACGAGATGTTACGCATAGTGACTGCAACCCATCACGATCCATTTGAGGTACTTGGACGACACCCGCTGGGTGATAAAGCGACCGCCGATATGGATACACTGGTTCGTATTTATATTCCTGGTGCGCGTTCTGCGGCCTTGTTAATTGGTAATCAAGCAATTTCTATGGTGCGTGTTGAAGGCACGGATTTTTTCGTGTGGCGAGGCATGTCAAAGGATTTACCAATTCATTATCAAATTCATTGGTTTGATCGTCACAACCTGCCCCATACTGAATTCGACCCTTACTGTTTTGCCCCACAATTGGGCGATATTGATATGCACCTCTTTGCTGAGGGGCAACATTGGAACATCCACGAACATCTTGGTGCACACCCGCGCACGGTCGAGGGAGTTGACGGAGTGGTGTTTGCAACATGGGCTCCAAATGCTGAGCGCATTAGTGTGGTGGGTGATTTTAATGACTGGGATGGCCGCGCTCACCCCATGCGTGTGCGCGGTGGTAGTGGTTTGTGGGAATTGTTTATTCCCGGTGTTAAAGCTGGTGCTATTTATAAATTTGAGATTCGCAATCGCGCGTCAGGGGCAGTGTTTTTAAAATCTGACCCTTATGGTCAGGCGTTTGAGTTGCGCCCCCAAACAGGCACTATCGTCAAATCCTCATCGGAATATAAATGGCAAGATACTCAGTGGATCAATAAGCGGGAACACTGGAATTGGCAGGCATCGCCTATGTCTGTTTATGAAATGCACTTGGGGTCATGGCGCCGCGGCTGGGTGGGCGAGTTTTTAAACTATCGGGAAATCGCTCATCAGTTGGTGGACTATATAAAGCCGCTAGGTTTTACCCATGTTGAAGTACTGCCGGTTAGTGAGCATCCGTTTGACGACTCCTGGGGCTATCAAACAACGGGTTATTTTGCCCCAACCAGCCGCTTCGGTTCACCGGATGATTTCCGCTACTTTGTCGATTACCTGCACCAGCACGATATCGGCGTAATTCTCGATTGGGTTCCAGCCCACTTCCCCAAAGATGCCCATGCCCTCGCCCGCTTTGATGGCTCCGCACTTTATGAGCATGAAGACCCGCGCTTGGGTGAGCATCGCGATTGGGGTACCCTCATTTATAACTATGGCCGCAATGAAGTGCGCAATTTCTTGCTTGCCAGCGCGCTGTTTTGGCTGAAGGAATATCATCTGGATGGTTTGCGTGTGGATGCTGTGGCGTCGATGCTCTATCTCGATTACTCGCGCGAACACGATCAATGGCTACCCAATAAATACGGTGGCAATGAAAACCTGGAAGCTATGGATTTTCTTAAGCAGTTAAATGAGGTGTGCCACGGCCAAGTGCCTGGCGCATTAGTCATTGCGGAGGAGTCAACCTCCTGGCCGCAAGTGACACGCCCTACGTGGGTGGGTGGATTGGGCTTTTCCATGAAATGGAATATGGGTTGGATGCACGATACGTTGGATTATTTCAGTAAAGATCCAATCCATCGCCAGTACCATCACAATCAATTAACTTTTGGGATGATTTACGCGTTTACTGAAAATTTCCAATTGCCTTTCTCGCACGATGAAGTAGTGCATGGCAAAGGCAGTATGCTCAATAAAATGCCGGGCGATGACTGGCAAAAGTTCGCTAACTTACGTTTGCTCTACACCTATATGTACACCTACCCCGGCACTAAATTATTGTTTATGGGGTGTGAATTTGGCCAGTGGAGTGAATGGGCCGCTGGGCGCAGTCTGGAGTGGCATTTAATGGACTTCGCGCCGCATCAGGGTTTGCATGGCTTGGTCAAAGACTTAAATCACTGCTACAGAAATATGCCGTCACTTTATGAGCGCAGTTTCCGGCATGATGGCTTTGAGTGGATTGATTGCCACGACAGCACGCAGTCCATTATTAGTTACATTCGTAAAAGCGATGAGGGCTTTTGTATTGTTGTGTTGAATTTCACGCCTATCGCACGTGCAAACTACAGAATTGGCGTACCCGTTGCAGGCACCTATCACGAAGTGCTGAACTCGGACTCCAGTTTTTACGGCGGCAGCAATTACGGCAATAGTAGCCCCTTGGCTACACAAGAGGTGCCGTGGATGAACCATCAACAATCACTGGATATAAATTTGCCGCCGCTCGGTGCATTAATTCTCAAGCTTTCTTAA
- the glgA gene encoding glycogen synthase GlgA, producing MQKILFATSEVYPLIKTGGLADVAASLPRALLKLGQDVKILLPAYASVMQKLTSGVKEVAQLQIEGRIVSIKQTRLPGSRVTVLLVDIPEFSARDGNPYCGPDGSDWFDNHSRFYLFAKAAELIALDEAQLDWRPTIVHCNDWQTGLISALLSLHPERPATVFTIHNLAYRGLFSYQAFAELNLPPVFWHHERLEFYGQLSFMKGGLAFADYITTVSPSYAAEIQRPEFGCGLDGLMRYRNETLAGILNGIDMDEWNPGNDAHITVNYNRRTLGNKVKNKVALQVDLGLTVDEKIPLLGFVGRLVDQKGIDLILAQMPQLLAAPCQLVILGSGFPHYEAALQKIAAENPARVSVTLGYNESFAHRIEASSDMFLMPSIFEPCGLNQLYSLRYGTLPIVHAVGGLRDTVFEQQGDEPDDQANGFVFEHPTPALLFAAIERAIAAYKDPLLWKQLQLNAMSKDFSWDVSAQKYLAIYDKLLQ from the coding sequence ATGCAGAAAATTCTCTTTGCAACCAGTGAGGTTTATCCACTTATTAAAACTGGCGGCTTGGCTGATGTGGCGGCCAGCTTGCCGCGTGCATTGTTAAAACTGGGCCAAGACGTAAAAATTTTACTACCGGCTTACGCCAGTGTGATGCAAAAATTAACGAGCGGAGTGAAAGAAGTTGCGCAGCTTCAAATTGAAGGGCGCATAGTTTCGATAAAACAAACACGCCTGCCCGGTTCACGGGTCACTGTGCTGTTGGTTGATATTCCAGAGTTTTCCGCGCGCGACGGTAATCCATACTGTGGTCCCGATGGATCTGATTGGTTTGATAACCACAGTCGCTTTTATCTCTTTGCCAAAGCAGCGGAATTAATTGCGCTGGATGAGGCGCAATTGGATTGGCGACCGACCATAGTGCATTGCAATGATTGGCAAACCGGTTTGATTTCTGCCCTGCTCTCTTTGCACCCCGAACGCCCAGCCACCGTTTTTACTATCCATAATCTTGCTTATCGCGGTCTATTTTCTTATCAAGCATTTGCAGAGTTAAACCTGCCACCCGTTTTTTGGCACCACGAGCGCTTGGAGTTTTACGGGCAATTGTCATTTATGAAAGGTGGTTTGGCATTTGCGGATTACATCACTACTGTCAGCCCAAGTTATGCGGCAGAAATCCAGCGCCCGGAATTTGGTTGTGGCCTGGATGGGCTTATGCGCTATCGCAATGAAACTCTGGCTGGAATATTAAATGGCATTGACATGGATGAGTGGAATCCGGGTAACGATGCTCATATCACCGTCAATTACAACCGCCGCACCTTGGGTAACAAGGTAAAAAACAAGGTGGCGCTGCAGGTTGATCTTGGCCTGACTGTGGACGAAAAAATCCCCTTATTGGGGTTTGTGGGCCGCTTGGTGGATCAAAAAGGTATAGACCTGATTCTGGCTCAAATGCCACAGCTGCTGGCCGCTCCTTGTCAATTAGTCATATTGGGGAGTGGCTTTCCTCATTACGAAGCGGCATTGCAAAAGATCGCTGCTGAAAACCCTGCACGGGTTTCCGTCACCCTGGGTTACAACGAAAGTTTTGCGCATCGCATTGAGGCCAGTAGCGACATGTTCCTGATGCCATCGATTTTTGAACCTTGCGGCTTAAATCAGCTTTACAGCCTGCGCTATGGCACCCTACCCATAGTGCATGCGGTAGGTGGGTTGCGCGATACTGTTTTTGAACAGCAAGGCGATGAACCCGATGATCAAGCCAATGGATTTGTTTTTGAGCACCCCACGCCGGCGCTTTTATTTGCGGCCATCGAGCGTGCAATTGCTGCCTATAAAGATCCTTTGCTATGGAAACAGTTGCAGCTAAATGCTATGAGCAAAGACTTTTCGTGGGATGTTAGTGCGCAGAAGTATCTCGCTATTTACGACAAGCTGTTGCAATAG
- the pgm gene encoding phosphoglucomutase (alpha-D-glucose-1,6-bisphosphate-dependent): protein MSTSPLAGQLLPADLLVDLPKLIDAYYTNTPDVGIPEQRVSFGTSGHRGSAFNTSFNENHVLAISQAICDYRKHAGITGPLYVGIDTHALSEPAQISAVEVLAANGVEIMLAHGGEYTPTPAISHAILTYNRGRTSGLADGIVITPSHNPPDNGGFKYNPPNGGPADSDITNWMQARANELLENNLRDVKRMDYHQALKAATTHHHDYVHHYVKDLINVIDMEAIRSANVYMGADPLGGAGVNYWSAIADHYQLNLKVLNTSVDKTFSFMTADWDGKIRMDPSSAYTMQGMVDRRNLFDVAFACDADHDRHGIVAPSCGLLPPNHYLAVAIEYLFQNRPQWGADTAIGKTVVSSAMIDKVAKKIGRRLYEVPVGFKWFAPGLFDGSLGFGGEESAGASFLRIDGSVWTTDKDGIIPSLLSAEIKAKTGRDPGECYKLLADEFGHAAEARVEAPANSAQKKALSKLSPEQITSTELAGDAIESILTHAPGNNAAFGGIKVMSKNGWFAARPSGTEEIYKIYAESFKGKEHLQQLIAEAQVIVDKAIT, encoded by the coding sequence ATGTCTACAAGCCCCTTGGCTGGCCAACTCTTACCGGCAGACCTGTTGGTAGATCTTCCCAAATTAATTGATGCCTATTACACCAATACGCCTGATGTAGGTATCCCTGAGCAGCGTGTCAGTTTTGGTACCTCCGGTCATCGTGGCTCCGCATTCAATACTAGTTTCAATGAAAACCATGTGCTCGCGATTAGCCAGGCAATTTGCGATTACCGCAAACACGCCGGTATTACCGGCCCTCTCTATGTCGGAATCGATACCCACGCACTTTCTGAACCTGCACAAATCAGTGCAGTTGAAGTGCTGGCCGCCAATGGTGTTGAGATCATGCTCGCTCATGGTGGCGAATACACACCAACGCCGGCGATTTCCCATGCTATTTTGACTTACAACCGTGGTCGTACCAGTGGGTTGGCCGATGGTATTGTTATTACGCCGTCACACAATCCACCAGACAACGGCGGCTTTAAATACAACCCGCCCAATGGTGGCCCTGCGGATAGCGATATCACTAATTGGATGCAGGCACGCGCAAATGAGTTGCTGGAAAATAATCTGCGTGATGTTAAACGTATGGATTATCACCAGGCACTCAAAGCAGCCACTACGCACCACCACGATTATGTTCATCACTACGTGAAAGATTTGATTAACGTTATCGACATGGAAGCCATTCGCAGTGCAAATGTGTACATGGGCGCAGATCCACTCGGTGGCGCAGGTGTTAATTATTGGAGTGCGATTGCCGACCACTACCAGCTGAATTTAAAAGTACTCAATACCAGTGTTGATAAAACCTTTTCATTTATGACTGCTGACTGGGATGGAAAAATCCGTATGGACCCATCCTCTGCCTACACCATGCAAGGTATGGTTGATCGCCGTAATTTATTTGATGTCGCATTCGCTTGTGATGCGGATCATGATCGCCATGGTATTGTTGCGCCCAGTTGCGGTCTGTTGCCACCCAACCACTATTTGGCGGTAGCGATTGAATATCTTTTTCAAAATCGCCCGCAATGGGGTGCAGATACTGCGATTGGCAAAACCGTTGTCAGTAGTGCAATGATTGACAAAGTGGCGAAAAAAATTGGCCGCCGTTTATACGAAGTGCCTGTCGGCTTTAAATGGTTTGCACCGGGTTTATTTGATGGCTCACTTGGTTTTGGCGGTGAAGAAAGTGCTGGTGCATCTTTCCTTCGCATTGATGGTAGTGTGTGGACAACCGATAAGGACGGCATTATTCCATCGCTATTGTCGGCCGAAATTAAAGCCAAAACCGGGCGCGACCCTGGTGAGTGCTACAAATTATTAGCCGATGAATTTGGCCATGCAGCAGAGGCCCGTGTAGAAGCTCCAGCGAATAGCGCACAGAAAAAAGCGTTGTCAAAATTATCCCCTGAGCAAATAACTTCAACTGAGTTGGCCGGTGATGCTATTGAAAGTATTTTGACACACGCCCCTGGCAACAACGCTGCATTTGGCGGCATTAAAGTGATGAGCAAAAATGGCTGGTTTGCCGCACGCCCATCGGGCACTGAGGAAATTTATAAAATTTACGCAGAAAGCTTTAAAGGCAAAGAACACTTGCAACAGCTGATTGCCGAAGCACAAGTAATTGTCGATAAGGCAATTACCTAA
- the malQ gene encoding 4-alpha-glucanotransferase: protein MVNKSPLFQRRTAGVLLHPTSLPCTESYRCDDTKKVFGTLGKDAYAFVDFMADAGFSIWQMLPTGPTQADMSPYQSISAHAGNPDLISLDWLVENNWINGGQVSPHNYQTVQELRIAAAVQFYEQCSSESGAALNQAFLNFCAEQNYWLDDFSLFSALRTSTKNASWVDWPEAIRTRDPIALSEVRQQLKKEIDQILFEQFSFFSQWHALKKYANEKGIYLFGDMPIFVGHDSADVWAQQHYFNLDNKGHPLTVAGVPPDYFSETGQHWGNPHYNWEKMREDGFQWWLARLKTQLYLFDLIRIDHFRGFEAFWEIPADGEDARSGRWVKAPGEEFLQACFNAYPELPLVAENLGVITDEVETLRRQFNLPGMLVLQFGFDGNTNNPHLPHNHSRDEVIYTGTHDNDTTLGWYETLADQNRQQLKQYFFNSSEPMPWLVVEAALASVGSMAIIPMQDLLELDGGHRMNMPGTTDKNWVWTFLWDQVDPTLAGRVRQLLTIYHRLG from the coding sequence ATGGTTAACAAATCACCATTGTTCCAACGTCGTACAGCTGGTGTTTTGTTACATCCTACGTCACTACCATGTACTGAATCTTATCGGTGTGATGATACAAAAAAAGTATTTGGCACTCTGGGCAAAGATGCCTATGCGTTTGTAGATTTTATGGCGGATGCAGGCTTCTCGATTTGGCAAATGTTGCCAACAGGGCCAACACAAGCAGATATGTCGCCGTATCAATCTATTTCTGCACATGCAGGTAATCCGGATTTAATCAGTTTGGATTGGTTGGTGGAGAACAATTGGATTAATGGGGGGCAGGTGAGCCCTCACAATTACCAGACAGTACAGGAGTTACGCATAGCTGCGGCAGTGCAATTTTATGAACAATGTTCAAGTGAGTCCGGGGCAGCGTTAAACCAAGCTTTTTTAAATTTTTGCGCTGAGCAAAATTATTGGCTGGATGATTTTTCACTGTTTAGTGCGTTGCGCACCAGTACAAAAAATGCATCCTGGGTGGATTGGCCAGAAGCAATTCGCACGCGCGATCCAATAGCATTGAGCGAGGTTCGCCAGCAGTTAAAAAAAGAAATTGATCAAATATTATTTGAGCAATTTTCATTTTTTAGTCAATGGCACGCGCTGAAAAAATATGCGAATGAAAAGGGTATTTATTTATTTGGCGACATGCCTATTTTTGTTGGTCACGACAGCGCCGATGTTTGGGCCCAACAGCATTATTTTAATCTAGATAACAAGGGACATCCGTTAACCGTTGCTGGCGTACCACCTGATTATTTTTCCGAGACGGGACAACATTGGGGAAACCCTCATTACAACTGGGAAAAAATGCGTGAAGATGGTTTTCAATGGTGGCTCGCACGATTGAAAACCCAACTATATTTATTTGATTTGATTCGGATTGATCATTTCCGTGGGTTTGAGGCTTTTTGGGAAATCCCTGCTGATGGTGAAGATGCTCGCTCTGGCAGATGGGTAAAAGCACCAGGCGAAGAATTTTTACAGGCTTGTTTTAACGCGTACCCTGAATTGCCGTTGGTTGCTGAAAACCTTGGTGTGATAACCGACGAGGTTGAAACACTGCGTCGGCAATTCAATCTACCGGGTATGTTGGTATTGCAGTTCGGCTTTGATGGCAACACCAATAACCCGCACTTACCACACAACCACAGTCGCGATGAGGTTATCTATACCGGAACCCACGACAACGACACAACGCTGGGTTGGTATGAAACATTGGCTGATCAAAATCGCCAACAATTAAAACAGTATTTCTTTAATTCATCGGAGCCAATGCCTTGGCTGGTAGTTGAGGCGGCGCTGGCATCTGTCGGAAGTATGGCGATTATTCCGATGCAAGACCTTTTGGAACTGGATGGAGGGCACAGGATGAATATGCCCGGTACAACGGATAAAAATTGGGTGTGGACGTTTTTGTGGGATCAGGTTGATCCAACATTGGCTGGGCGTGTCCGGCAGCTGTTAACAATCTATCATCGTCTTGGCTAA
- the glgC gene encoding glucose-1-phosphate adenylyltransferase, with product MSTQSSGRFVSRLTRETLAIILAGGRGSRLHQLTDWRAKPAVHFGGKFRIIDFPLSNCVNSGIRRISVLTQYKSHSLDRHVQRGWGFLGGELGEFVELLPAQQRLSESWYVGTADAVVQNIDIIRRHNPEYVLILAGDHVYKMDYGTMIAAHVERGADITVGCIEVPLEIAHAFGVMDVDKDFRIVKFTEKPKNPEPIHGKPDKALASMGIYVFSTKVLFRELLKDRDDPNSSHDFGKDIIPSMIKTHRVTAFPFRDPVSGGDAYWRDVGTVDSLWEANLELTGISPELDLYDAEWPIWTYQEQVAPAKFVFNDEGRRGYAVDSLIAGGCIISGSAVKHSLLFPRVRVHSYCEIEDSVLFPSVDVGRNCKIRKALIDRRCKIPDGTIIGYDLEEDRKRFHVSPKGVVLVTPDMLGQDEVNG from the coding sequence ATGAGTACACAATCATCGGGTCGTTTTGTAAGTCGGCTTACTCGTGAAACACTGGCAATAATTCTTGCAGGCGGGCGTGGCTCCCGATTACATCAACTTACCGACTGGCGAGCAAAACCAGCGGTTCATTTTGGCGGAAAATTTCGCATTATCGACTTCCCTCTGTCTAACTGTGTCAACTCGGGTATTCGTCGTATTAGCGTTCTCACTCAATATAAGTCGCACTCTCTGGATCGACATGTGCAGCGCGGCTGGGGCTTTCTTGGTGGTGAGCTTGGTGAATTCGTAGAACTCTTACCTGCACAGCAGCGTTTGAGTGAATCCTGGTACGTGGGTACTGCTGATGCTGTGGTACAGAACATCGATATTATTCGCCGCCATAACCCCGAATATGTACTCATTCTTGCCGGCGATCACGTTTACAAAATGGATTATGGCACCATGATTGCCGCCCACGTTGAACGCGGCGCCGATATCACCGTAGGTTGTATCGAAGTTCCATTAGAAATTGCCCATGCATTTGGAGTGATGGATGTCGATAAGGATTTTCGAATTGTGAAATTTACTGAAAAGCCGAAAAATCCAGAACCTATTCATGGCAAACCAGACAAAGCATTGGCGTCCATGGGTATTTATGTTTTTAGTACCAAAGTGTTATTTCGCGAACTGCTGAAAGACCGTGATGACCCAAACTCATCACATGATTTTGGTAAAGATATTATTCCCTCAATGATCAAAACCCATCGCGTGACCGCATTTCCATTCCGCGATCCAGTTTCCGGTGGCGATGCTTATTGGCGTGACGTAGGTACCGTTGATTCATTGTGGGAAGCAAATTTGGAATTAACCGGCATATCGCCCGAGCTGGATTTGTACGACGCCGAATGGCCAATCTGGACTTATCAAGAACAAGTGGCTCCCGCAAAATTTGTTTTCAACGACGAAGGGCGCCGTGGTTATGCAGTTGATTCATTAATTGCAGGCGGCTGTATTATCTCAGGCTCTGCCGTAAAGCATTCACTGTTGTTCCCGCGTGTTCGTGTACATTCTTATTGCGAAATTGAGGATTCCGTTTTATTCCCAAGTGTAGACGTAGGTCGAAACTGCAAAATTCGCAAAGCATTAATCGACCGCCGCTGCAAAATTCCGGATGGCACTATTATTGGATACGACCTGGAAGAAGATAGAAAGCGCTTCCACGTATCGCCCAAAGGTGTCGTCTTGGTTACTCCCGACATGTTAGGACAGGATGAAGTCAATGGTTAA
- a CDS encoding neutral zinc metallopeptidase codes for MRWKQGRRSNNVEDRRNASSSSMGAMGGLSAVGRILPILLGTKTGRTLLVVAVVVYFGAKFMGYDLLQLATPPSTMGQSNNQQLSAKDQELADFVSVILADTESTWHQEFKKRGLTYQEPTLVLFRNAVSSACGYAQSAMGPFYCPGDHKLYIDLAFYEDMKTKLGAPGDFAQAYVIAHEVGHHVQTLLGISAKVSQAQNRASKEQANQLSVKQELQADCYAGIWGHYANTERQMLEDGDIEEALIAAAAIGDDKLQQQAGGVVRPESFTHGSSKQRVEWFKRGFEQGSVDACNTFK; via the coding sequence ATGCGTTGGAAACAAGGTCGTCGCAGTAACAATGTAGAGGATAGACGCAACGCCAGTTCATCTTCCATGGGTGCGATGGGTGGTCTATCGGCAGTGGGCAGAATTTTACCGATTTTATTAGGCACTAAAACAGGACGAACGTTATTGGTGGTAGCTGTTGTGGTTTATTTTGGTGCCAAGTTTATGGGTTATGACTTGCTACAGCTCGCCACGCCGCCCAGTACCATGGGCCAGTCCAACAACCAACAACTTTCAGCAAAAGATCAAGAGCTGGCAGATTTTGTTTCGGTAATTCTCGCTGATACCGAATCCACCTGGCATCAGGAATTTAAAAAACGGGGGTTGACCTATCAAGAGCCAACGTTGGTGCTGTTCCGCAATGCGGTGAGTTCAGCCTGCGGTTATGCGCAGTCGGCGATGGGGCCATTTTATTGTCCCGGAGACCACAAGCTCTATATCGATTTAGCCTTTTATGAAGATATGAAAACCAAGCTCGGCGCTCCCGGAGATTTTGCACAAGCTTACGTGATCGCTCACGAAGTAGGCCATCACGTACAAACATTGCTCGGGATTTCTGCAAAAGTTAGCCAGGCGCAAAACCGAGCTTCAAAAGAGCAAGCTAATCAGTTATCCGTCAAACAAGAGCTTCAAGCAGATTGTTATGCAGGTATTTGGGGTCATTATGCAAATACGGAGCGGCAAATGCTGGAAGATGGCGACATTGAAGAAGCGCTTATTGCTGCGGCCGCCATTGGTGATGACAAACTACAGCAACAAGCGGGGGGAGTTGTACGCCCCGAGAGCTTTACACATGGCAGCTCAAAACAACGGGTAGAGTGGTTCAAACGAGGCTTCGAACAAGGAAGTGTCGATGCCTGTAACACTTTCAAATAA